In Tenacibaculum pacificus, a single window of DNA contains:
- the rluF gene encoding 23S rRNA pseudouridine(2604) synthase RluF, whose amino-acid sequence MEDNNRVSVNLNKFISSTGICSRRDAEKFINSGRVTINKNVAKLGNRVSKGDVVRVDGRLLEPKKSTLYIALNKPVGIVCTTDSREKDNIVKFVGHPERLFPIGRLDKPSEGLIFLTDDGDIVNKILRAGNNREKEYIVTVDKKIDEEFIDKMGNGIPMLGTITQKCKVEKITDFIFKITLTQGLNRQIRRMCEYLDYEVTKLKRYRIMNVSLGNLKPGDWRELTEDEMKEINEMISSSSKTEEASQVQKNKPKQARQVKETGQAKQTKKAKQINKKEAVNKKSAAFRKNSPKTLRNAKASAKGKVARRRK is encoded by the coding sequence ATGGAAGATAACAATAGAGTTTCAGTAAATCTTAATAAATTTATCAGCAGTACAGGTATTTGTTCTCGTAGAGATGCTGAGAAATTTATTAATTCAGGTAGAGTTACAATTAATAAAAATGTAGCTAAATTAGGTAATCGAGTTTCAAAAGGAGACGTAGTACGAGTAGATGGACGTTTATTAGAACCAAAAAAAAGTACACTTTATATCGCTTTAAATAAACCAGTAGGTATTGTTTGTACTACGGATAGTAGAGAAAAAGATAATATTGTAAAATTTGTAGGACATCCTGAAAGATTATTTCCTATCGGTCGTTTAGATAAACCATCGGAAGGATTAATATTTTTAACAGATGATGGTGATATCGTAAATAAAATTTTACGTGCAGGAAACAACCGTGAAAAGGAATATATTGTTACTGTTGATAAAAAAATAGACGAAGAATTTATCGATAAAATGGGTAACGGAATTCCGATGTTAGGAACGATAACTCAAAAATGTAAGGTTGAAAAAATAACAGATTTTATATTTAAAATTACCTTAACTCAAGGTTTAAATCGTCAAATACGTAGAATGTGTGAATATTTAGATTACGAAGTAACTAAGTTAAAGCGTTATCGTATAATGAATGTTTCTTTAGGAAATTTAAAACCTGGTGATTGGCGAGAATTAACAGAAGATGAAATGAAAGAAATCAATGAAATGATTTCAAGTTCTTCTAAAACAGAAGAAGCATCTCAAGTTCAAAAAAATAAGCCAAAACAAGCAAGACAAGTAAAAGAAACAGGTCAAGCTAAACAAACGAAGAAAGCAAAGCAAATAAATAAAAAAGAGGCAGTTAACAAAAAAAGTGCTGCTTTTAGAAAGAATTCTCCTAAAACTCTACGAAATGCAAAAGCAAGTGCAAAAGGTAAAGTGGCAAGAAGACGTAAATAA
- a CDS encoding PorP/SprF family type IX secretion system membrane protein: MRKIFITISILIFSLKLVAQEINLPQYISHMADNPFLISPSYAGIGSELKVRLNGVSQWIGVKDSPDTQSLVAEARLAERFGGGITLFNDKNGETTQKGVKLSLASHLTLSNFHDSFLSFGLTYNFVQFGIDTSNDNSNSNVPNRSQTSSNFDVGMLYRYEHFSISVNANNILDKKIENFSTNEPEGLGRYTVYSSFVFTRISDRIEIEPSIFVEYYEEDKRSRTDLNVKVRKGIDEGYVWAGLSYTSLNDQSFKPHAIAPLVGLKKNNLYLSYGFSVDLNKTQDFNYGSHMITLGFDYSRRPSLARCTQKMIMF, encoded by the coding sequence ATGAGAAAAATATTTATAACAATAAGCATCCTAATTTTTAGTCTAAAATTAGTCGCTCAAGAAATTAATTTACCTCAGTATATTAGTCATATGGCTGACAATCCATTTTTAATATCGCCAAGTTATGCGGGTATAGGGTCAGAATTAAAAGTTAGACTAAATGGTGTAAGTCAATGGATTGGAGTTAAAGACTCTCCTGATACACAATCATTAGTTGCTGAAGCTCGTTTAGCAGAACGTTTTGGTGGAGGTATTACACTTTTTAATGATAAAAATGGAGAAACAACCCAAAAAGGAGTTAAATTATCTTTAGCAAGCCATTTAACATTAAGTAATTTTCATGATAGTTTTTTGTCATTTGGTTTAACTTATAATTTTGTTCAATTTGGTATTGATACTTCAAATGATAATTCAAATAGTAATGTTCCAAATAGATCACAAACGAGTTCTAATTTTGATGTAGGTATGCTTTATCGTTATGAACATTTTAGTATTAGTGTGAATGCAAATAATATCTTAGATAAAAAAATAGAAAATTTTTCAACAAATGAGCCAGAAGGTTTAGGTAGATACACTGTTTATTCATCATTTGTATTTACTAGAATTAGTGATAGAATTGAAATAGAGCCATCTATTTTTGTTGAATACTATGAAGAAGATAAAAGGTCTAGAACAGATTTAAATGTAAAAGTTAGAAAAGGTATTGATGAAGGCTATGTTTGGGCTGGTTTAAGTTATACATCTTTAAATGATCAATCATTTAAACCTCATGCAATTGCTCCGTTAGTCGGTTTAAAAAAGAATAACTTATATCTTTCTTATGGTTTTAGTGTTGATTTAAACAAAACACAAGATTTTAATTATGGAAGTCATATGATAACACTTGGTTTTGATTATAGTAGACGCCCAAGTTTAGCTAGGTGTACTCAGAAAATGATTATGTTTTAA